From a region of the Odoribacter splanchnicus DSM 20712 genome:
- a CDS encoding thioredoxin family protein, with protein MENLWALIKGNLPVFVMFYASWCPHCRKMLPIVRKLENNKHLNLQCFDIDDPANRRLVDYYQVQAVPLMMIYKAGEQLWRWNGEIEEEELMQTLKRLLK; from the coding sequence ATGGAGAATTTATGGGCTTTGATCAAAGGAAATTTGCCGGTTTTTGTGATGTTTTATGCGAGTTGGTGTCCGCATTGCCGTAAAATGTTACCTATCGTCCGGAAGCTGGAGAATAACAAGCATTTGAATTTGCAATGCTTCGATATCGATGATCCGGCTAACCGGCGGTTGGTAGATTATTATCAGGTGCAGGCTGTCCCCTTGATGATGATATACAAAGCCGGAGAACAACTTTGGAGATGGAATGGCGAGATCGAAGAGGAAGAGCTGATGCAGACTCTGAAGAGATTATTGAAATAG
- a CDS encoding FimB/Mfa2 family fimbrial subunit, which translates to MRNKSIVCLLFLLAACTTPKIEPPEQTNLNVRMAVEGADKFEHYIQSLTIYAFRRTADQTYVYDSTLAVLDSAGIAVLEGGGGTGYDKVFKMNVAVGDYRLFFVGNANGRIEGKLIPGVTLPQEIVIPGRDDGNEDIYFLGNVYVRIVTEFMEPVSITLSRAVGKLILVLRQVPAQLDSIRMQIGHIASEIGIDGTVSETSTTIRKAWKLDSINAELKDTVVLQAVTMPTMTTSSPFQLTFITQAGQEKTKDMPPLIFRPDKYIRLTATINDDPGAWLSFNLAVTYFIFDYWENKYLPDIPLIPDNK; encoded by the coding sequence ATGAGAAATAAAAGTATCGTCTGTTTATTGTTTTTGCTGGCCGCATGTACGACCCCCAAAATAGAACCACCCGAACAAACGAATCTGAATGTTCGGATGGCTGTAGAAGGTGCGGATAAATTCGAACATTATATACAGTCCCTGACTATTTATGCTTTTCGTCGGACAGCCGATCAGACCTATGTGTATGATTCGACTTTGGCGGTTTTGGATTCTGCCGGAATTGCAGTATTGGAAGGAGGCGGGGGAACGGGGTATGATAAGGTCTTTAAAATGAATGTGGCTGTTGGGGATTATCGCTTATTTTTCGTCGGAAATGCGAATGGCCGGATCGAAGGAAAACTGATTCCGGGAGTGACTTTACCTCAGGAAATCGTTATCCCCGGCAGGGACGACGGGAATGAGGATATTTATTTTTTGGGAAATGTGTATGTACGCATTGTAACCGAGTTCATGGAGCCGGTTTCTATTACCTTGTCTCGGGCTGTCGGGAAACTGATTCTTGTATTGAGACAAGTTCCGGCTCAATTGGATTCTATCCGGATGCAAATCGGGCATATCGCTTCTGAAATCGGTATAGACGGAACGGTGTCGGAAACTTCGACGACAATCCGAAAGGCTTGGAAACTGGATAGTATAAATGCTGAACTCAAAGATACAGTTGTATTGCAAGCCGTGACAATGCCGACGATGACGACTTCTTCTCCGTTTCAGTTAACGTTTATCACACAGGCCGGACAGGAGAAAACCAAAGATATGCCTCCGTTGATTTTTCGACCCGATAAATATATCCGGCTAACTGCTACGATTAATGACGATCCCGGGGCTTGGCTCAGCTTTAATCTGGCGGTGACTTATTTTATTTTTGATTATTGGGAAAATAAATATTTACCCGATATACCGCTAATTCCTGATAACAAATGA